A region from the Natronomonas salsuginis genome encodes:
- a CDS encoding DUF7322 domain-containing protein translates to MTPLEEDESDAWPDEPKEFDPDSLGPDIPDSSPTLGESIGASADVPEELFRAFWAAVLFFNVALAALSIGAMLIYFRGDYGTGVPVLLVGVVAGLATLRYYWGVKAGRYSGSKNADSDRTGDSTDQGAK, encoded by the coding sequence GTGACTCCACTTGAAGAGGACGAATCGGATGCGTGGCCAGACGAGCCGAAAGAGTTCGACCCCGACAGTCTCGGGCCCGATATCCCGGATTCCTCGCCGACCCTCGGTGAATCGATCGGCGCGAGCGCCGACGTACCGGAGGAGCTCTTTCGGGCGTTCTGGGCGGCGGTTCTCTTCTTCAACGTCGCGCTTGCGGCCCTGTCTATCGGTGCGATGCTGATCTACTTCCGCGGCGACTACGGAACCGGCGTTCCGGTGTTGCTGGTCGGGGTCGTCGCCGGACTCGCCACCCTCCGGTACTACTGGGGCGTCAAAGCCGGTCGGTATAGCGGATCAAAAAACGCCGACAGCGACAGAACGGGCGACTCGACCGATCAGGGCGCGAAATGA
- a CDS encoding DUF7331 family protein, translating to MGDTNTAGMGPSNVGRNDASTVADAIRMIESYETVDGMVFYDAENPLAWMLSDHVVDLDSSA from the coding sequence GTGGGCGATACGAACACCGCGGGAATGGGGCCGAGCAACGTCGGGCGTAACGATGCATCGACGGTAGCCGATGCGATCCGGATGATAGAATCCTACGAGACCGTCGATGGGATGGTCTTCTACGACGCCGAAAACCCGTTGGCGTGGATGCTCTCGGACCACGTCGTCGACCTCGATTCGTCCGCGTGA
- a CDS encoding DUF7346 family protein yields the protein MRAIEHDGEQYLLIKRSSESSLVRDPKTGTERYLPNDELTVTGEAPLAVAARSVPEPQRRILTAVHSERLLGLLVELDDDGPLSVRELLDRYDLCESDLHGHVAELRAAGLVREAEHYGERGYATTELAREGLEALR from the coding sequence ATGAGAGCGATCGAACACGACGGAGAGCAGTACCTGTTGATAAAGCGATCGAGCGAATCGAGCCTCGTCCGAGATCCCAAGACCGGTACCGAGCGCTATCTTCCCAACGACGAGCTGACCGTGACCGGCGAGGCACCGCTGGCGGTCGCCGCTCGAAGCGTGCCGGAACCACAACGTCGGATCCTGACGGCGGTTCACTCCGAACGCCTCCTCGGATTGCTCGTCGAACTCGACGACGACGGCCCGCTATCGGTCCGCGAGCTCCTCGACCGGTACGACCTCTGTGAGTCCGATCTCCACGGCCACGTCGCGGAGCTTCGAGCAGCCGGGCTCGTTCGGGAGGCCGAACACTACGGCGAACGCGGATACGCCACGACCGAACTGGCACGCGAGGGACTCGAAGCCCTACGGTAG
- the rad50 gene encoding DNA double-strand break repair ATPase Rad50 — protein sequence MKFEHVHIRNFKSHADTDLSLGPGVTVIHGVNGSGKSSLLEACFFALYGASAIDGTLDDAIANGEEEMSIVLSFTHGGADYRVEREVKVRGETAQTTTCVLETPNGPIEQVTEVEAHIEELLRMDAEAFVNCAYVRQGEVNKLINASPSERQDMIDELLQLGRLETYRERASDARIGVKRVRDRKRELLADREETIEAKEAKELHETLNTLESELSSVTDEIETKERGCLAAEKTLETAEGTLTEYEARREEIDDLQMDIEELTATIAEAERERETIDDRVRSRRETVESLESDLDDQIAETDLDAPDRNAVAERIEAIDDEIDSVRERIEERRLEAKDHANDAENARERAEELREQSGDKRETVDRLEAEVESERQTLDERGERIGELDERIETLRAAIEDAPVERDELDAHHESVREERSERRERVAELRTELKNARESVREAERLLDEGRCPECGQPTDGSPHVDGIESDRERVAELESELEAVESEVETLDVRVERADELRETAAELDRLIENRDNVRTLIEQRRETVRDTVERIESLRSEAEEAETRASEFDDRAAECEDEATASREAIGELNREKARLDDRRDRLERIDEHLDEIAETERDIETLRERRANKAELNEQRRERLADKRDRREKLEEEFDESAVEAARENKRKAEAYLSEFEPYLEKKRVERDELQNRIGGVENELDELSSLKTQREELAATVDRLESLYDEAMQLQETYGTLRRELRQRNVDRLETMLNETFDLVYQNDSYARIELDGEYELTVYQKDGTPLDPEQLSGGERALFNLSLRCAIYRLLSEGIEGSAPTPPLILDEPTVFLDSGHVSKLVELIESMTEHGVEQIVVVSHDEELVGAADDLVAVQKDPTTNRSSVERSATAETLP from the coding sequence GTGAAGTTCGAGCATGTCCACATTCGGAACTTCAAATCACACGCCGATACCGACCTCTCGCTCGGGCCGGGCGTCACCGTCATCCACGGTGTCAACGGCAGCGGGAAGTCGTCGCTGTTGGAGGCGTGTTTCTTCGCCCTCTACGGTGCATCGGCGATCGACGGCACGCTCGACGACGCGATCGCGAACGGCGAAGAGGAGATGTCGATCGTGCTCTCGTTCACGCACGGCGGCGCGGACTACCGCGTCGAGCGAGAGGTGAAGGTCAGGGGTGAAACGGCGCAAACGACGACCTGCGTGCTCGAAACCCCAAACGGCCCGATCGAACAGGTGACCGAGGTCGAGGCCCACATCGAGGAGCTCCTTCGGATGGACGCCGAGGCGTTCGTCAACTGCGCGTACGTCCGCCAGGGGGAAGTGAACAAACTCATCAACGCCTCGCCGAGCGAGCGCCAGGACATGATCGACGAGCTCCTCCAGCTCGGAAGGCTCGAAACCTACCGCGAACGCGCTAGCGACGCCCGCATCGGCGTCAAGCGCGTCCGCGATCGAAAGCGCGAGCTGCTCGCCGACCGCGAGGAGACGATCGAGGCGAAGGAGGCCAAGGAGCTCCACGAGACACTCAACACGCTGGAGTCGGAGCTGTCTTCGGTGACCGACGAGATCGAGACGAAAGAGCGCGGCTGTCTCGCCGCCGAGAAGACGCTCGAAACGGCCGAGGGGACGCTCACGGAGTACGAAGCCCGGCGCGAGGAGATCGACGACCTCCAGATGGATATCGAGGAGCTGACCGCGACGATAGCCGAGGCCGAGCGCGAGCGTGAGACCATCGACGACCGCGTTCGCTCGCGGCGCGAAACCGTTGAGTCGCTCGAATCCGATCTCGACGACCAGATCGCGGAGACGGACCTCGACGCGCCGGACCGAAACGCCGTCGCCGAACGCATCGAGGCGATCGACGACGAGATCGATTCGGTTCGTGAGCGGATCGAGGAGCGCCGGCTGGAGGCGAAAGACCACGCGAACGACGCCGAGAACGCCCGCGAGCGGGCCGAGGAACTCCGCGAGCAGAGCGGAGACAAACGGGAGACGGTGGATCGACTCGAAGCCGAAGTCGAGTCCGAACGCCAAACGCTCGACGAACGCGGCGAGCGCATCGGGGAACTGGACGAGCGGATCGAGACGCTTCGCGCCGCGATCGAGGACGCACCGGTCGAACGGGACGAACTCGACGCACACCACGAGTCCGTGCGCGAGGAGCGCTCCGAGCGACGCGAGCGAGTCGCCGAACTGCGAACCGAGTTGAAGAACGCCCGCGAGTCGGTTCGGGAGGCCGAGCGTCTGCTCGACGAAGGGAGGTGCCCCGAGTGCGGGCAGCCGACCGACGGCTCGCCGCACGTCGACGGCATCGAGAGCGACCGAGAGCGGGTCGCCGAACTCGAATCGGAGCTTGAGGCGGTCGAATCAGAAGTCGAAACGCTCGATGTGCGCGTCGAACGCGCCGACGAGTTACGCGAGACGGCGGCCGAACTGGACCGGCTAATCGAGAACCGTGACAACGTCCGGACGCTGATCGAACAGCGCCGCGAGACGGTGCGTGACACGGTCGAGCGGATCGAATCCCTTCGGTCCGAGGCCGAGGAGGCCGAGACGCGTGCCTCCGAGTTCGACGACCGGGCGGCGGAGTGCGAGGACGAAGCCACGGCGTCTCGCGAGGCGATCGGTGAACTGAACAGGGAGAAGGCACGACTCGACGACCGGAGAGACCGGCTCGAACGGATCGACGAGCATCTCGACGAGATCGCCGAGACCGAACGAGACATCGAGACGCTGCGCGAGCGCCGGGCGAACAAGGCCGAACTCAACGAGCAGCGCCGGGAGCGGCTGGCGGACAAACGCGACCGGCGCGAGAAACTCGAAGAGGAGTTCGACGAATCCGCTGTCGAGGCGGCCAGAGAGAACAAGCGGAAGGCAGAGGCGTACCTCTCCGAGTTCGAGCCGTATCTCGAGAAGAAGCGGGTCGAGCGCGACGAACTCCAGAACCGGATCGGGGGCGTCGAGAACGAACTCGACGAACTGTCGTCGCTCAAAACGCAACGCGAGGAGCTCGCGGCGACGGTCGACCGGCTGGAGTCGCTCTACGATGAGGCGATGCAGCTACAGGAGACCTACGGGACGCTCAGACGCGAGCTCAGACAGAGAAACGTCGATCGACTGGAGACGATGCTCAATGAGACGTTCGATCTCGTCTACCAGAACGATTCGTACGCCCGAATCGAACTCGACGGCGAGTACGAGCTGACGGTGTACCAGAAGGACGGGACGCCGCTCGATCCCGAACAGCTCTCGGGCGGCGAGCGGGCGCTGTTCAATCTCTCGCTTCGCTGTGCGATCTACCGACTCCTCTCGGAGGGGATCGAAGGCAGCGCGCCGACGCCGCCGCTCATCCTCGACGAGCCAACGGTGTTTCTCGACTCGGGACACGTCTCGAAACTCGTCGAACTGATCGAGTCGATGACCGAGCACGGCGTCGAACAGATTGTCGTCGTCAGCCACGACGAGGAGTTGGTCGGCGCTGCGGACGACCTCGTTGCGGTCCAGAAAGATCCGACGACGAATCGATCGAGCGTCGAACGATCGGCGACGGCCGAAACCCTACCGTAG
- a CDS encoding DNA-directed DNA polymerase, protein MEQGTFGDFGGSGDDGGERPAAEAAAVAGGDDDHAPVIEISEREFPDADGVVEFAVTQVDYTVDGRGDDEHPVLHIFGRVPAGDGNGGDRQIHARVYGFRPYFYTPLSALDLAVDAEDPLTQADIVDSRLDHERLTGLETYGDRAAAGVDIGDRDDAELVTYESIRGEALVKVFGQTPRDVGQLRDRFDHYEADILFPNRLLIDKDITSGVRLPARRLDDGSLKVHHTDVEPADVDAESRVHTLDIEVDDRHGFPEDGEQTIICLTAHDSYRDEYVIWLYEDADGSPVPDSVPGYDPIGEGELSVGVRTFDDEAAMLVDYLDYIDATDPDVLTGWNFDDFDAPYLIDRIDRLSSRHDHLDSDRLSRIDEVWDSGWGGPNIKGRVVFDLLYAYQRTQFSELDSYRLDAVGEEELGVGKERYPGDIGDLWGDDPEQLLEYNLRDVELCVELDRKQNIIPFWEEVATFVGCKLEDATTPGDAVDMYVLHEIHGQFALPSKGQQESEEYEGGAVFDPISGVKEMVSVLDLKSLYPMCMVTINASPETKVDPDAYDGETYRAPNGTHFRKEPDGMIRKMVDELLAERERKKGLRNEHDPGSDAYDTYDRQQAAVKVIMNSLYGVLGWDRFRLYDKEMGAAVTATGREVIEFTERAADELDREVTYGDTDSIMLELGGEISKAEAIEQSFEIESHINDAYDEFAADLNAESHRFQIEFEKLYQRFFQAGKKKRYAGHIIWKEGKDVDDIDITGFEYKRSDIAPITKEVQKQVLEMIVTGEDPDEIKTYVHEVIERVGSGDVSLDEIGIPGGIGKKLENYDTDTAQVRGAKYANRFLGTNFRRGSKPKRLYLKNVHSSFFRELESEMELDPSTDSLYGEFRREAESGDAVICFEFEDQVPDAFEVDYETMLDKTLKGPIARILEALDISWDEVESGQEQTGLESFM, encoded by the coding sequence ATGGAGCAGGGAACATTCGGGGACTTCGGCGGGTCGGGCGACGACGGTGGTGAGCGGCCGGCGGCGGAGGCTGCGGCGGTCGCGGGTGGCGACGACGACCACGCGCCCGTCATCGAGATCTCCGAGCGGGAGTTTCCCGACGCCGATGGTGTCGTCGAGTTCGCCGTCACGCAGGTTGATTACACCGTCGACGGCCGCGGCGACGACGAACACCCCGTCCTCCACATCTTCGGCCGGGTTCCCGCAGGCGACGGTAACGGCGGCGACCGGCAGATTCACGCCCGCGTGTACGGCTTTCGGCCATACTTTTACACCCCGCTCTCGGCGCTCGACCTCGCCGTCGACGCCGAAGACCCGCTCACGCAGGCCGACATCGTCGATTCGCGACTCGATCACGAGCGACTGACGGGGCTCGAAACGTACGGTGATCGGGCGGCGGCGGGTGTCGACATCGGCGATCGAGACGACGCGGAACTCGTCACCTACGAGTCGATCCGCGGGGAGGCGCTCGTGAAGGTGTTCGGCCAGACGCCGCGCGACGTCGGGCAGCTCCGGGATCGATTCGACCACTACGAGGCCGATATCCTCTTTCCGAACCGACTGCTCATCGACAAGGACATCACGAGCGGCGTGCGGCTGCCGGCTCGGCGACTCGACGACGGGAGTCTGAAGGTCCACCACACCGACGTCGAACCGGCCGACGTCGACGCCGAGAGCCGCGTTCACACCCTCGACATCGAGGTCGACGACCGCCATGGCTTCCCGGAGGACGGCGAGCAGACGATCATCTGTTTGACGGCGCACGATTCCTACCGGGACGAGTACGTGATCTGGCTCTACGAGGACGCTGACGGGTCGCCCGTCCCGGATTCGGTTCCCGGATACGACCCGATCGGCGAGGGCGAACTCTCTGTGGGCGTTCGAACATTCGATGACGAGGCCGCGATGCTCGTCGACTATCTCGACTACATCGACGCGACCGACCCGGACGTGCTGACGGGATGGAACTTCGACGACTTCGACGCGCCGTACCTCATCGATCGCATTGACCGGCTCTCCTCGCGACACGACCACCTCGATTCCGATCGGCTGTCGCGCATCGACGAGGTCTGGGACTCGGGATGGGGCGGGCCGAACATCAAGGGACGGGTCGTTTTCGACCTCCTCTACGCGTACCAGCGCACCCAGTTCTCCGAACTCGATTCGTACCGCCTCGACGCCGTCGGCGAGGAGGAGCTCGGCGTCGGCAAAGAGCGGTATCCGGGCGACATCGGCGACCTCTGGGGGGACGACCCAGAACAGCTGCTCGAGTACAACCTCCGCGACGTCGAACTGTGCGTCGAGTTGGATCGCAAGCAGAACATCATCCCCTTCTGGGAGGAGGTCGCGACGTTCGTCGGCTGCAAGCTCGAGGACGCGACGACGCCCGGTGACGCCGTCGATATGTACGTCCTCCACGAGATCCACGGGCAGTTCGCCCTCCCCTCGAAGGGTCAACAGGAGAGCGAGGAGTACGAGGGCGGCGCGGTGTTCGATCCGATCTCCGGGGTCAAGGAGATGGTCAGCGTGCTCGACCTGAAGAGCCTCTACCCGATGTGCATGGTCACGATTAACGCCTCCCCGGAGACGAAGGTCGACCCCGACGCCTACGACGGCGAGACGTATCGCGCGCCCAACGGGACGCACTTCCGGAAGGAACCGGACGGCATGATCCGAAAGATGGTCGACGAGCTGTTGGCCGAGCGAGAGCGGAAGAAGGGGCTGCGGAACGAACACGACCCCGGCTCCGACGCGTACGACACGTACGACCGCCAGCAAGCGGCCGTGAAGGTCATCATGAACTCCCTGTACGGCGTTCTTGGATGGGATCGGTTTCGCCTGTACGACAAGGAGATGGGCGCGGCCGTCACCGCGACCGGTCGCGAGGTCATCGAGTTCACCGAGCGGGCCGCGGACGAACTTGATAGGGAGGTGACGTATGGCGACACCGATTCCATCATGCTCGAGCTCGGCGGCGAGATCTCCAAAGCCGAGGCGATCGAGCAGTCCTTCGAGATCGAGTCGCACATCAACGACGCCTACGACGAGTTCGCCGCCGACCTCAACGCCGAGAGCCACCGGTTCCAGATCGAGTTCGAGAAGCTCTACCAGCGATTCTTCCAGGCGGGCAAGAAGAAGCGATACGCCGGCCACATCATCTGGAAGGAGGGCAAAGACGTCGACGACATCGACATCACCGGCTTCGAGTACAAGCGCTCGGACATCGCGCCGATCACGAAGGAGGTGCAAAAGCAGGTTCTCGAGATGATCGTCACCGGCGAGGATCCCGACGAGATCAAAACGTACGTCCACGAGGTCATAGAGCGGGTCGGGTCGGGTGACGTGAGCCTCGACGAGATCGGCATCCCCGGCGGGATCGGGAAAAAGCTCGAGAACTACGACACCGACACGGCGCAGGTCCGGGGGGCGAAGTACGCGAACCGGTTTCTCGGGACGAACTTCAGGCGGGGCTCGAAACCCAAGCGGCTCTATCTCAAGAACGTTCACTCGTCGTTCTTCCGCGAGCTGGAATCCGAGATGGAGCTTGACCCGTCGACCGATTCGCTCTACGGGGAGTTTCGACGGGAGGCCGAAAGCGGCGACGCGGTCATCTGCTTCGAGTTCGAGGACCAGGTTCCCGACGCCTTCGAGGTCGACTACGAGACGATGCTCGACAAGACCCTGAAGGGACCCATCGCCCGTATCCTCGAAGCGCTCGACATCTCGTGGGACGAGGTCGAAAGCGGTCAGGAGCAAACCGGACTCGAGAGCTTCATGTGA